One Legionella lansingensis genomic region harbors:
- a CDS encoding tetratricopeptide repeat protein, which produces MRIKLILFSAMIFCLSQTFAKETTVELQAPLFDNLGSFHFPISTKVSLAQRFFDQGMILFYGFEWGEAIRSFREATRLDPNCAMCYWGLALALGSKMNAPMTGKEYQDARTAIHKAVSLRNFVTETEQDYINALALRFKHLPKPISPGKTGTFSCHTANTSFDKSSPEEMLDYSNAMKKLVKKYPLDNNMKALYAWALFETIEWKFWDSTGKINPVTPEIISVLEAALANDELHVGANHFYIHVIEASPTPELALPNADRLTTLVPGSEHLVHMPSHIYLRTGKYHESTNSNLQAIHAFNIYNSLCRQQGFEPEINYLYFHNYDFLRSTATIEGRKALALSAVQSMLAPPFPDWLKNEPELQWFIPIPYYVKARFGMWKELLAEPKPQDQYQYAVGMWHYGRGMAFVHTKDEAKATDELAHLDKIIASGPADKTLQDDSISLLKIAQAILHAQIANSKGDKAASLASLQLAMKTQQAMHYHEPPDWYFPVTEMLADAYLKWSNPKKAVELYRQTLKQFPNNGWALFGLAKALRALGEDEEANKVDAEFKNAWKYADVASPIPLFN; this is translated from the coding sequence ATGCGCATAAAACTCATTTTATTTTCGGCAATGATATTTTGCCTTTCACAGACATTCGCCAAGGAAACAACGGTTGAGTTACAAGCTCCTCTATTCGACAACCTAGGTAGTTTTCATTTTCCCATTTCCACAAAGGTTTCGCTTGCACAACGTTTTTTTGATCAAGGCATGATCCTATTTTATGGTTTTGAATGGGGTGAAGCCATACGATCATTCAGAGAAGCAACAAGATTAGACCCTAATTGTGCTATGTGCTACTGGGGACTTGCCTTAGCTCTAGGTTCAAAGATGAATGCACCCATGACAGGCAAGGAATATCAGGATGCAAGAACAGCTATTCATAAAGCAGTTTCACTGAGGAATTTTGTCACTGAAACTGAGCAAGATTATATTAATGCCTTGGCACTGCGTTTTAAGCATCTACCAAAGCCTATATCACCCGGCAAAACAGGTACGTTTAGCTGTCATACTGCTAACACATCGTTTGACAAATCATCGCCTGAAGAGATGCTGGATTATTCAAATGCCATGAAAAAACTGGTTAAGAAATACCCATTAGATAATAATATGAAAGCACTCTATGCGTGGGCTTTATTCGAAACAATCGAGTGGAAATTTTGGGATAGTACGGGGAAAATCAATCCCGTTACACCCGAAATTATTTCTGTCTTAGAAGCTGCTCTCGCAAATGATGAGCTCCATGTTGGGGCTAATCATTTCTACATTCATGTAATAGAAGCATCTCCTACGCCAGAATTAGCGCTCCCCAATGCCGATCGTCTAACGACTCTTGTTCCCGGCTCAGAACACCTGGTACATATGCCATCTCATATTTATCTCCGGACAGGTAAATATCACGAAAGCACGAATTCTAATCTACAAGCTATTCATGCCTTCAACATCTATAATAGCCTTTGCCGTCAACAAGGTTTTGAACCAGAGATTAATTACCTTTATTTTCATAATTATGATTTTTTAAGAAGCACTGCCACCATCGAAGGACGCAAAGCACTTGCCTTGTCAGCGGTGCAATCCATGCTTGCTCCTCCTTTCCCTGATTGGTTAAAAAATGAACCAGAACTGCAATGGTTTATCCCTATCCCTTATTATGTGAAAGCCCGCTTTGGCATGTGGAAAGAGCTGTTAGCTGAGCCAAAACCGCAGGATCAATACCAATATGCGGTTGGCATGTGGCACTATGGCCGCGGAATGGCGTTCGTACACACAAAGGATGAAGCTAAAGCGACAGATGAATTAGCTCACTTAGATAAAATTATTGCCAGTGGCCCCGCGGACAAGACCTTACAAGACGATAGCATTTCTCTTTTGAAAATTGCTCAGGCTATATTGCATGCTCAGATTGCGAATAGCAAAGGTGACAAAGCAGCAAGCTTAGCTTCCCTACAATTAGCAATGAAGACACAACAAGCTATGCACTATCATGAACCTCCGGATTGGTATTTCCCTGTTACAGAGATGCTTGCAGATGCTTATCTGAAATGGAGCAATCCTAAAAAAGCCGTGGAACTGTATAGACAAACTCTAAAACAATTCCCTAACAATGGTTGGGCACTTTTTGGGCTTGCTAAAGCCTTGCGAGCACTGGGAGAAGACGAGGAAGCCAATAAAGTGGATGCCGAGTTTAAAAATGCATGGAAGTATGCAGATGTTGCTAGCCCAATTCCTTTGTTTAATTAG
- the ligA gene encoding NAD-dependent DNA ligase LigA, whose translation MSDSIQKKIQNLRNRIQLYDYHYYVLDEPLVPDIEYDRCFRELQALENEHPQYITADSPTQRVGGTPAGAFEEITHIKPMLSLANVFSEEELHAFLKRVADKLEVDEDSLLFTCEPKLDGLAVSLTYKEGMLAYAATRGDGAVGENISNNIKTIAAVPLKMMSDNPPELIEIRGEVYMPKAGFEAYNAKARMTGEKVFANPRNAAAGSLRQLNPAVTASRPLAVYFYGIGACDHFDLPNSHLEQLQLLRSWGFRTPKETKRAKGFAGCLSCYHELLKGRSELPYEIDGVVYKIDDIELQQELGYLARAPRFACAHKFPASEEMTELLAVDFQVGRTGALTPVARLKPVSVAGVTVSNATLHNMDEIQRKDIRIGDTVVIRRAGDVIPEVVSVVLEKRPAHTTIISLPEHCPVCGADVIREEDEAVARCTGGLFCNAQLKRMLWHYASRRAMSIDGLGAVIIDQLVEEKLIKDVSDLYALDLETLIRLPRMGRKSAENLLSAIEKSKKTTFARFLYALGIREVGEVSARVLALEFPDIASLKAASVEKLMEIKDIGPVGAYHIVHFFAQDHNCEVIDKLLDYGVHWPKDERKEFDKQHPFYGKTVVLTGTLASMGREEAKTHLLALGAKVSGSVSKKTDYVVAGNEAGSKLEKATELGVRVLNEDEFLALL comes from the coding sequence ATGAGTGATAGTATTCAAAAAAAAATTCAGAATTTGCGAAATCGTATTCAGTTATATGATTACCATTATTATGTTCTTGATGAACCTTTAGTGCCTGATATTGAATACGACCGCTGCTTTAGAGAGTTACAGGCTCTTGAAAATGAGCATCCACAGTATATTACGGCTGACTCCCCAACCCAACGGGTAGGGGGCACTCCTGCAGGTGCTTTTGAAGAGATCACCCATATCAAACCCATGCTCTCCCTGGCGAATGTCTTTTCAGAAGAAGAGTTGCATGCTTTTCTAAAACGTGTGGCTGATAAATTGGAGGTCGATGAGGATTCTTTGCTATTTACTTGCGAACCGAAATTGGATGGTTTAGCTGTAAGCCTGACCTATAAAGAAGGTATGCTCGCTTATGCAGCCACCCGAGGAGATGGAGCCGTTGGTGAAAACATTAGCAATAATATCAAAACCATCGCTGCTGTCCCTCTAAAAATGATGAGCGATAATCCCCCGGAATTGATTGAAATTCGTGGTGAAGTATATATGCCAAAAGCAGGATTCGAGGCTTACAATGCTAAAGCAAGGATGACTGGAGAAAAGGTTTTTGCAAACCCACGGAATGCAGCGGCTGGTAGTCTGCGACAGTTGAATCCAGCCGTTACAGCTTCAAGACCATTAGCCGTTTATTTTTATGGGATTGGTGCTTGTGATCATTTTGATTTACCGAATAGTCATCTAGAGCAATTGCAGCTTTTGCGTAGCTGGGGATTTAGAACCCCCAAGGAAACAAAACGAGCCAAAGGCTTTGCGGGTTGTCTTTCTTGTTACCATGAGCTTTTAAAAGGGCGTTCGGAACTGCCTTATGAGATTGATGGTGTTGTCTATAAGATAGATGATATCGAATTGCAACAAGAGTTAGGTTATTTGGCTCGTGCCCCTCGTTTTGCCTGCGCCCATAAATTTCCAGCAAGTGAAGAAATGACTGAGTTATTGGCGGTGGATTTTCAAGTTGGACGCACTGGGGCTTTGACACCAGTTGCACGATTAAAACCGGTTAGCGTAGCGGGTGTCACGGTAAGTAATGCTACCTTGCATAATATGGATGAAATTCAACGTAAAGATATTCGTATAGGGGATACGGTAGTTATTCGTCGCGCTGGTGATGTTATCCCGGAAGTGGTTTCGGTTGTGCTTGAAAAACGACCTGCACACACAACGATTATTTCTCTTCCAGAGCATTGCCCGGTGTGTGGCGCGGATGTCATTAGGGAAGAGGACGAGGCCGTTGCTCGCTGTACAGGAGGATTATTTTGCAACGCCCAACTCAAACGGATGCTCTGGCATTATGCTTCACGTAGAGCAATGTCTATTGATGGTTTGGGTGCAGTAATCATCGATCAGCTTGTTGAAGAGAAATTAATTAAGGATGTTTCGGACCTTTACGCCTTGGATTTAGAAACATTAATTCGACTTCCTAGAATGGGTCGAAAGTCAGCAGAGAACTTGCTCTCGGCCATTGAAAAGAGCAAAAAAACCACATTCGCACGTTTTTTGTATGCCTTAGGAATTAGAGAGGTGGGAGAGGTCAGCGCGCGAGTCTTGGCTTTAGAATTTCCTGATATTGCATCTTTAAAAGCAGCTTCTGTTGAAAAGTTAATGGAAATAAAGGATATCGGCCCGGTAGGAGCTTATCATATTGTCCATTTCTTTGCACAAGACCATAACTGTGAAGTGATTGACAAATTGCTGGATTATGGTGTGCATTGGCCTAAAGATGAGCGAAAAGAGTTTGATAAACAGCATCCTTTTTACGGCAAAACGGTGGTTCTTACTGGTACGCTTGCCAGCATGGGACGCGAGGAGGCCAAAACCCATCTCCTTGCTCTAGGTGCTAAAGTGTCAGGGAGTGTTTCTAAAAAAACGGATTATGTAGTGGCGGGTAATGAGGCAGGGTCTAAACTAGAAAAAGCAACAGAACTGGGGGTAAGGGTATTGAATGAAGACGAATTTCTTGCTCTGCTTTGA
- a CDS encoding DUF4785 domain-containing protein yields MKTRHLMFLSILWLTQLHAITLPTAPVTPYDCKQCEGLSHDELNTSWLTEDKPFDEEIIHSRISRKFRIKATAEQLNKGVVIYTQAPSAVIHITSASQLTSKPEFYITSHKGEKLKLQEASSLFSKDESLQNTVFSDGLLALQLKEEVGAGRLILSSTPGTLKGNEGPFIISVYDKDAPTYLKIETDKARYRHGDQLKLTVRLSDKDFNYPIDDINATLISPTGDPIELNLKQTNDNLYEAKVDLQSDKNSQGENWYIEVETSTVINNETIVRHAHTAFSYVIPSAAIRKIKTQIGKPFSFSAKVEVATGSRYAVEAVLFGSDAQGALHPITTVQSAAWLAPGKHDIHFSFDSDLKSDYKAPYYVGYLHLIDFGQLKPVYEHNQPIELTALG; encoded by the coding sequence ATGAAAACTCGTCATTTAATGTTTTTATCCATCCTGTGGCTTACTCAATTACATGCGATAACTTTACCCACGGCCCCCGTTACCCCCTATGACTGCAAACAGTGCGAAGGGTTATCACATGATGAGTTGAACACTAGTTGGCTCACAGAGGATAAGCCTTTTGATGAAGAAATTATTCATAGTCGAATCAGTCGAAAATTTCGCATAAAAGCAACAGCAGAACAATTAAATAAGGGAGTTGTCATTTATACTCAAGCTCCTAGTGCCGTTATTCATATCACTTCAGCAAGCCAATTAACCAGCAAACCCGAATTTTACATCACAAGCCACAAGGGGGAGAAGCTCAAGCTGCAAGAAGCCTCCAGTCTGTTTTCTAAAGATGAAAGCTTACAGAATACTGTCTTTAGTGACGGGCTCCTAGCCTTGCAACTCAAAGAAGAAGTAGGGGCTGGCAGACTTATACTGAGTAGCACCCCCGGAACCCTAAAAGGAAATGAAGGCCCCTTTATCATCAGTGTTTATGATAAAGACGCCCCAACCTATTTAAAAATTGAAACGGACAAGGCACGGTATCGCCATGGTGATCAGTTAAAGCTAACTGTCCGTTTAAGTGACAAGGATTTTAATTATCCTATTGATGACATCAATGCGACATTAATCAGTCCGACAGGCGATCCAATCGAACTTAATCTGAAGCAAACAAACGATAATCTTTATGAGGCGAAAGTTGACTTACAATCTGATAAAAACAGTCAAGGCGAAAATTGGTACATTGAAGTAGAAACGTCGACAGTTATTAACAATGAAACCATTGTTCGACATGCACATACCGCATTTTCCTATGTCATTCCTTCTGCCGCTATTCGTAAGATTAAAACGCAAATCGGAAAACCATTTTCTTTTTCTGCGAAGGTTGAAGTGGCCACAGGAAGTCGCTATGCGGTAGAGGCTGTTCTTTTTGGCAGTGATGCTCAAGGTGCTCTGCATCCCATCACAACAGTTCAGTCCGCAGCTTGGTTAGCACCTGGAAAACACGATATCCATTTTTCATTTGATTCTGATTTAAAAAGTGACTATAAAGCACCCTACTATGTTGGCTATCTGCATTTGATTGACTTTGGTCAATTAAAACCAGTATATGAGCACAATCAACCAATTGAATTAACAGCGTTAGGTTAA
- a CDS encoding aldo/keto reductase, translating to MPHKHKLVLGFAHWGNTEVPITKMIETVKFAVAKGIDEIDCAPHYGDGAQENVLGVALLCLPEDVRARIKISTKAGRVIDPNRKSENSNGFTNSNGFTNSSGFSQVFDYSKEGIEKSFGQSQLRMRLSRVHALYLHDIDKGTHGAMHDSHFQIFVQEGYTAFDILKEQKKIEVAGIGSNDAEICVKLIKDGRFNIDRIMIAGSYNLLNVSALDELFPLCKEKNIKLYVAAPYGGGLLSGQTGNTFFRYEKANPVLLEKVERIKAICEQYKVTLPHAAMQFVHMHPQIEKVVVGARTPEELEASLEYASKPITPKFWEALKKAELIPASTPVSPLKLSALASSVFAKAKKEQEISTTNLSESPLCN from the coding sequence ATGCCACATAAACACAAACTTGTTCTTGGATTTGCACATTGGGGTAACACAGAAGTTCCTATTACTAAAATGATAGAAACAGTTAAATTTGCAGTAGCAAAAGGGATTGATGAGATTGATTGTGCACCTCACTATGGTGATGGCGCTCAAGAAAATGTCTTGGGTGTCGCTTTGTTATGTTTGCCCGAGGATGTTCGGGCACGTATTAAAATTTCGACGAAAGCTGGGCGAGTTATTGACCCTAATAGAAAATCAGAAAACAGTAATGGTTTCACCAACAGTAATGGTTTCACCAACAGTAGTGGTTTTTCCCAAGTTTTTGACTATAGCAAAGAGGGTATTGAAAAATCGTTTGGTCAAAGTCAATTGAGAATGCGTTTGTCAAGAGTTCATGCTTTGTATTTGCATGATATCGATAAAGGCACTCATGGGGCTATGCATGACTCTCATTTTCAAATATTTGTTCAGGAAGGCTATACTGCATTTGACATATTAAAAGAACAGAAAAAAATTGAAGTTGCAGGAATAGGTTCAAACGATGCTGAAATTTGTGTAAAACTCATTAAAGATGGTCGCTTTAATATTGACCGCATCATGATAGCCGGTTCTTATAACCTTCTTAATGTTTCTGCACTTGATGAATTATTCCCTCTTTGTAAAGAAAAAAATATCAAACTTTATGTTGCAGCACCCTATGGTGGTGGATTGTTAAGCGGTCAAACTGGAAATACTTTCTTTCGCTATGAGAAAGCTAATCCTGTTCTTCTTGAAAAAGTAGAACGAATTAAAGCTATATGCGAACAATATAAGGTCACGCTACCGCACGCTGCCATGCAATTTGTACACATGCATCCACAAATTGAAAAAGTCGTTGTTGGTGCACGTACCCCAGAAGAACTTGAAGCATCCTTGGAATATGCCTCTAAACCAATCACACCAAAATTTTGGGAGGCATTAAAAAAAGCAGAGCTGATACCCGCCAGCACACCCGTATCACCACTCAAACTCTCAGCATTAGCATCATCAGTGTTTGCAAAAGCAAAAAAGGAGCAGGAAATATCAACAACAAATTTATCAGAAAGCCCACTTTGTAATTAG
- a CDS encoding DNA recombination protein RmuC encodes MAFLSSFSVMEGMAIALALQFLLILWLIFSQRNQRALIALQSEKTQQLFISQLHQLHLDLQHAYQGSQHHIQEKIIQGQLSSQQLISETVQRQMADVREQMNHSFKQHADALTSHLQSLTEEIRSYLHSLTQQVNHKLTEGFEKTSATFTDVVRRLTIIDEAQKKITELSTHVVNLQDVLVDKRARGAFGEVQLSTLIANVLPSSHYRMQYTLSNQKRADCILFLPEPTGNVVIDAKFPLETYQRLMNTDASSVERKTLQQQFRQDLQKHIKDIAEKYIIPNETADGAVMFIPAEAIFAEIHANYPEIVALSQRLKVWMVSPSTLMAVLTTAKAVLKDDETRKHVHIIQQHLHALADDFQRFEKRMDKLSKHIDQAHQDVNEVNTSAKKITQRFQKIESVELDLQELGNKIAALEE; translated from the coding sequence ATGGCTTTTCTATCTTCGTTCTCCGTGATGGAGGGTATGGCTATCGCACTTGCCCTTCAATTTTTGCTTATTCTCTGGCTCATTTTTAGTCAGAGGAATCAACGTGCTCTTATTGCGTTGCAATCTGAAAAAACCCAGCAGCTCTTTATCTCACAACTGCATCAACTTCACCTTGATTTGCAACACGCTTATCAGGGTAGCCAGCATCATATTCAGGAGAAAATTATTCAAGGTCAGTTAAGTAGTCAGCAATTAATCAGTGAAACGGTACAACGGCAAATGGCTGATGTCCGAGAGCAAATGAACCATAGCTTTAAACAACATGCTGATGCCCTGACCTCTCATCTACAATCACTAACAGAAGAGATTCGCAGTTACTTGCATAGCCTGACTCAACAAGTCAATCACAAACTAACAGAAGGTTTTGAAAAAACCTCAGCAACCTTTACCGATGTTGTGAGACGACTAACAATCATTGACGAAGCTCAGAAAAAAATAACAGAACTATCAACCCATGTGGTGAACTTACAAGATGTCTTAGTGGATAAACGAGCTCGTGGGGCATTCGGTGAAGTTCAATTATCAACGCTTATTGCCAATGTCCTTCCAAGTAGCCACTATCGCATGCAATATACTTTAAGCAATCAAAAGCGAGCAGATTGTATTTTGTTTTTACCAGAGCCGACTGGCAATGTTGTGATTGATGCCAAGTTTCCTTTAGAGACCTATCAGCGATTGATGAATACAGATGCTTCTTCAGTAGAAAGAAAAACGTTGCAGCAGCAATTTCGCCAGGATTTACAAAAACACATTAAAGATATTGCTGAGAAATATATTATTCCCAATGAAACAGCGGATGGTGCTGTCATGTTTATCCCGGCGGAAGCAATTTTTGCTGAGATACACGCAAATTATCCTGAAATTGTTGCTCTTTCACAACGCTTAAAGGTCTGGATGGTTTCACCAAGCACCCTGATGGCGGTATTAACCACTGCAAAGGCAGTGCTAAAAGATGATGAAACTCGCAAGCATGTTCATATTATTCAGCAACACCTACACGCACTTGCTGATGATTTTCAACGCTTTGAAAAACGCATGGATAAATTATCCAAACATATTGATCAGGCACACCAAGACGTTAACGAGGTGAACACATCAGCCAAAAAAATAACACAACGTTTTCAAAAAATTGAGTCTGTTGAGTTAGACTTACAAGAATTAGGCAACAAAATTGCTGCACTGGAAGAATAG
- a CDS encoding alpha/beta fold hydrolase, whose protein sequence is MDLKRLLSYLFLFLFTSWVYASPLTENMGIAFIHGTNDHREDADGGYWKREFINSLANALPNYENHIVLACDFREYMWHEAAAGCVADQLIEFINTKQITKLIIYTHSNGANVIRWILSNPSYDARYAILTKKINQVIAIAPSSGGTPLADEVMEGHSFESAVGWLLGYCNNSVKQQRVADMALFNAEILFGTPGRPSLPVPFRVVIGSDVTASPVTKASYCNGYILNAGLKLTQTYLADCSDGFLNCSSQALAGKIWFYDVQKTKDRIPLSHNQSRHNCFDFEQILRNDLYAQGVPQ, encoded by the coding sequence ATGGACTTGAAACGGCTTCTCAGCTATCTTTTTTTATTTCTTTTTACTTCCTGGGTCTACGCTTCACCGCTCACTGAAAACATGGGTATAGCTTTCATACATGGTACCAATGACCATCGTGAAGATGCTGATGGGGGATATTGGAAAAGAGAATTCATCAATTCCCTCGCCAATGCACTACCTAATTATGAAAATCACATCGTGCTGGCCTGCGACTTTAGAGAATACATGTGGCATGAAGCTGCTGCAGGTTGTGTTGCTGATCAACTTATTGAGTTCATTAACACAAAACAAATCACAAAGCTGATCATTTATACCCACTCCAATGGCGCCAATGTCATTCGCTGGATTTTATCCAACCCTAGCTATGATGCTCGCTATGCGATACTGACCAAAAAAATAAATCAAGTCATCGCTATTGCTCCCTCAAGTGGTGGCACTCCCTTGGCAGATGAAGTCATGGAGGGACATAGTTTTGAATCAGCCGTAGGTTGGTTACTTGGCTACTGTAATAATTCCGTAAAACAACAACGGGTCGCTGATATGGCGCTGTTCAATGCAGAAATATTGTTTGGTACTCCAGGCCGTCCTTCCCTTCCCGTGCCATTTCGGGTTGTTATTGGATCAGATGTCACCGCTTCCCCAGTTACAAAGGCAAGTTATTGTAACGGTTATATTCTTAATGCAGGATTAAAATTGACACAAACCTACTTGGCAGACTGTTCTGATGGTTTTCTAAATTGCAGTTCTCAAGCCCTTGCGGGGAAAATTTGGTTCTATGACGTTCAGAAAACCAAGGACAGAATTCCGCTAAGCCACAATCAAAGCCGTCATAACTGTTTTGACTTCGAACAGATTCTTCGCAATGACCTATACGCACAAGGAGTGCCACAATGA